In Asanoa sp. WMMD1127, one genomic interval encodes:
- a CDS encoding sugar ABC transporter permease: MTATAAPRTGSGARRARRRAAVVGWAFLAPLLLLNLVVVAGPSVATVYYSFTDWSGLGPATFIGLDNYVEAFRDAKVHEALLHNLIWFVLFLSVPGAMGLLGAYLLSQVTRFQMLFRALYFIPYVVASVVNAAVWKMLLSPTSGVGHLLGSDQSWLGDTRTSLLSVNFVVDWHWWGFLAVIFLSAMQGVDPALYDAAKVDGASNWQQYRHITLPGIRPTMVFIVLMTVIWTLKAFDYIFIMTQGGPAGSSEVVSTLMYKQAFNEYEAGYAAALGLSMTLVTAVILAVYQWMRRKGWEDA; the protein is encoded by the coding sequence GTGACCGCCACCGCCGCGCCCAGAACCGGGTCGGGCGCCCGCCGGGCACGGCGGCGCGCGGCGGTGGTCGGCTGGGCGTTCCTCGCGCCGCTGCTCCTGCTGAACCTGGTCGTGGTGGCCGGGCCGTCCGTGGCGACCGTGTACTACTCGTTCACCGACTGGTCCGGCCTCGGTCCGGCCACCTTCATCGGTCTCGACAACTACGTCGAGGCGTTCCGCGACGCCAAGGTGCACGAAGCCCTGCTGCACAACCTGATCTGGTTCGTGCTGTTCCTGTCGGTGCCGGGCGCCATGGGCCTGCTCGGCGCCTACCTCCTCAGCCAGGTCACGCGCTTCCAGATGCTGTTCCGGGCGCTCTACTTCATCCCGTACGTGGTGGCCAGCGTGGTCAACGCGGCGGTGTGGAAGATGCTGCTCTCGCCGACCAGCGGGGTCGGCCATCTCCTCGGCTCGGACCAGTCGTGGCTCGGTGACACCCGCACCTCGCTGCTGAGCGTCAACTTCGTCGTCGACTGGCACTGGTGGGGCTTCCTGGCCGTCATCTTCCTGTCAGCGATGCAGGGCGTGGACCCGGCGCTCTACGACGCGGCCAAAGTGGACGGTGCCAGCAACTGGCAGCAGTATCGCCACATCACGCTGCCCGGCATTCGCCCGACGATGGTGTTCATCGTGCTGATGACGGTCATCTGGACGCTCAAGGCGTTCGACTACATCTTCATCATGACCCAGGGTGGGCCGGCCGGCTCCAGCGAGGTCGTCTCCACGTTGATGTACAAGCAGGCGTTCAACGAGTACGAGGCCGGCTACGCCGCCGCCCTCGGCCTGTCGATGACCCTGGTGACCGCCGTGATCCTGGCCGTCTACCAGTGGATGCGCCGCAAGGGTTGGGAGGACGCATGA
- a CDS encoding extracellular solute-binding protein, which yields MTASLSRRRFLAGAGLTALGLSSPSLLLAACGDSGGSAGTGTGKVDLWLDIQGDANQKYFTENVAAAFEKAKPEIDLNTTFYKGEDLRRLVQTALQSRSGPDVVRGPSATQTIAWSKAHLLADLNPYVEKFGLKDKLSRWAMDAFTTDGKLYALPMRVDTMLLYFNKTLFEQKGWSQPTDRASLEALATEAAGQGITPFGSSNVDWKAAGEWLMTVFWNHYSGPDALRQALTGEIKFTDPVFVDAVNLIKGYFDKGWIGGSVEKYFAVPSQEIGANFGKGKVAMVPQGNWFMSQVGQYFGAKAKNDNEWDWMPTPPLRAEVKADMLPIGIGGSFAINEASKNKDAAAEYLNWYYGDKTAALKRMADVPSTYNIPIDFADSDVPTSIDPRSGRALAAVNKAVASGDYGFVTWTWWPPKTDVFVYEGLEQVLTGKLTPADYCKQLDQMFTEEKADGNLPQLPAKGSGQ from the coding sequence ATGACCGCATCGCTGTCCCGCCGGCGCTTCCTCGCCGGCGCGGGCCTGACCGCCCTCGGCCTGTCCAGCCCCAGCCTCCTGCTCGCCGCCTGCGGCGACAGCGGCGGTTCGGCCGGCACCGGGACCGGCAAGGTCGACCTCTGGCTCGACATCCAGGGCGACGCCAACCAGAAGTACTTCACCGAGAACGTGGCCGCCGCGTTCGAGAAGGCCAAGCCCGAGATCGACCTCAACACCACGTTCTACAAGGGCGAGGACCTGCGCCGGCTCGTGCAGACGGCGCTGCAGTCGCGGTCCGGCCCGGACGTCGTGCGCGGCCCGAGCGCCACCCAGACGATCGCCTGGAGCAAGGCGCACCTGCTGGCGGACCTCAACCCGTACGTCGAGAAGTTCGGTCTGAAGGACAAGCTGTCGCGCTGGGCGATGGACGCGTTCACGACCGATGGCAAGCTCTACGCGCTGCCGATGCGGGTCGACACGATGCTGCTCTACTTCAACAAGACGCTGTTCGAGCAGAAGGGCTGGAGCCAGCCGACCGACCGGGCGTCGCTGGAGGCGCTCGCCACGGAGGCGGCCGGCCAGGGCATCACACCGTTCGGCTCGTCGAACGTCGACTGGAAGGCCGCCGGCGAATGGCTGATGACGGTCTTCTGGAACCACTACTCCGGCCCGGACGCGCTGCGCCAGGCGCTGACGGGCGAGATCAAGTTCACCGACCCGGTGTTCGTCGACGCGGTCAACCTGATCAAGGGCTACTTCGACAAGGGCTGGATCGGCGGCAGCGTCGAGAAGTACTTCGCCGTGCCGTCGCAGGAGATCGGGGCCAACTTCGGCAAGGGCAAGGTGGCCATGGTGCCCCAGGGCAACTGGTTCATGAGCCAGGTCGGCCAGTACTTCGGGGCCAAGGCCAAGAACGACAACGAGTGGGACTGGATGCCCACTCCGCCGCTGCGGGCCGAGGTCAAGGCCGACATGCTGCCGATCGGCATCGGCGGCTCGTTCGCCATCAACGAGGCGAGCAAGAACAAGGACGCCGCCGCCGAATATCTGAACTGGTACTACGGCGACAAGACGGCCGCGCTCAAGCGGATGGCCGACGTCCCCTCGACCTACAACATCCCGATCGACTTCGCCGACAGCGACGTTCCGACCAGCATCGACCCCCGCTCCGGGCGCGCGCTGGCCGCGGTCAACAAGGCGGTCGCCTCGGGTGACTACGGTTTCGTCACCTGGACCTGGTGGCCGCCGAAGACCGACGTGTTCGTCTACGAGGGCCTGGAGCAGGTGCTGACCGGCAAGCTGACGCCGGCGGACTACTGCAAGCAGCTCGACCAGATGTTCACCGAGGAGAAGGCGGACGGGAACCTGCCGCAACTGCCTGCCAAGGGGTCCGGCCAGTGA